In one Brienomyrus brachyistius isolate T26 chromosome 5, BBRACH_0.4, whole genome shotgun sequence genomic region, the following are encoded:
- the sun1a gene encoding SUN domain-containing protein 1 isoform X4 — protein MRIPGSRGGRQERAPGSELNLQGVPKRAVEPRPLCRRSPPPGNTGYTSPPSSSYEGQPRAPAAFRSPSMSRRSLRLHTPGGRYGDDSLADLSLSHCETHGGADRGETSMVRIRQEQQQQHQSSQSLLLLTHRSLPGSALHAQGSNASMLSSLLDESCVQDRTLFGSFWGEDDDVEVRDRSLLGQPDIHTAQTQTSMLNGRFCDDCAVQTEWRDTLSAYSPSPSLHSAHTHEDAGADAPGPSSSMVYCRKRQPGVLASLSDACLRHGRCLAVSAMSVVMLLVRTALLKVQKEGKGRAASGLRQWLGVGWYQLVGLMSLLDVFILTWCLPKLYRLLLLLLPLLLILGLWQRDSYGLLVLEAPTPEEQVHVEGGHTAARASEDGRADAGRLGLLENRVSQLWEGLQRGGWQSRRRQEQLRTQAQHLARQRTLLERLERRTDPAALGSWVSELLEQKLGEQERPPPQQLSTASRLTDLEALLRNLEAKTEEVLRRQVSVTPPPVSVPVGTDSEAHDSLLEKVQRLEVELGHLRQDLQGALEAQERCEQLETLPNGVSAQVKQELRMLFYGSEEAAGADVPVPLLPWLSARFTSGSDLRRVLSALEHSILKNVSLWVKQSKQTPCGQTASCPVSGGLGTAGVSEREVRLIVQNALRLYSQDQTGLVDYALESGGGSILGTRCSETYETRSALMTLFGLPLWYFTQSPRVVIQPDVHPGNCWPFKGSKGFLLIRLSRKIIPTAVSLEHLAKALSPIGNISSAPRHFEVYGLENELQDEGILLGKFTYEEDGESLQTFPTSEQIEQAFQIIELQVLSNWGHPDYTCLYRFRVHGEPSDQ, from the exons CGCTCGCCCAGCATGTCACGCCGGAGCCTGCGCCTGCACACGCCGGGGGGGCGCTACGGCGACGACAGCCTGGCTGACCTCTCCCTCAGTCACTGCGAGACTCACGGCGGCGCCGACCGCGGGGAGACCAG CATGGTACGGATCCGCcaagagcagcagcagcagcatcagAGCTCGCAGTCTCTCCTGCTCCTGACACACAGGTCCCTGCCAGGCTCCGCGCTGCACGCACAGGGCAGCAACGCCTCCATGCTCTCCAGCCTGCTGGACGAATCCTGCGTCCAGGATCGAACGCTGTTCGGCAGCTTCTGGG GTGAGGATGACGATGTAGAGGTCAGAG ACCGCAGCCTGCTGGGCCAGCCGGACATTCACACAGCGCAGACGCAGACCTCCATGCTGAATGGCCGCTTCTGTGATGACTGCGCTGTGCAGACCGAATGGCGGGACACCCTCTCTGCCTACTCGCCCTCCCCCTCCCTTCACTCCGCCCACACCCATGAGGACGCCGGAGCCGACGCCCCCGGCCCCTCCTCTTCTATGGTGTATTGCCGGAAACGTCAGCCAG GTGTCCTGGCGTCCCTCTCGGATGCCTGTCTGCGGCATGGCAGGTGTCTGGCCGTCTCTGCCATGTCCGTGGTGATGCTGCTGGTACGGACCGCTTTGCTGAAGGTGCAGAAAGAAGGCAAAG GCAGAGCAGCATCGGGTCTGCGGCAGTGGCTGGGGGTTGGCTGGTACCAGCTCGTCGGCCTCATGTCTCTGCTCGACGTTTTTATCCTGACATG GTGCCTGCCGAAGCTgtacaggctgctgctgctgctgctgcctttGTTACTGATCCTGG GGTTATGGCAGCGGGATAGTTACGGCCTGCTGGTGCTGGAGGCCCCCACACCAGAGGAGCAGGTCCACGTGGAAGGGGGCCACACAGCCGCACGCGCCTCAGAG gacggGCGGGCAGATGCGGGACGCCTCGGCCTGCTGGAGAACCGCGTCAGCCAGCTGTGGGAGGGTTTGCAGCGTGGCGgatggcaaagcaggcggcggcaggAGCAACTTCGGACTCAGGCCCAGCACCTGGCCCGTCAGCGCACCCTGCTGGAGCGGCTGGAGCGGCGCACAGACCCAGCTGCCCTGGGGTCCTGGGTCTCTGAGCTACTGGAGCAGAAGCTGGGAGAGCAG GAGAGACCCCCCCCGCAGCAGCTCAGTACCGCATCTCGCCTGACTGATCTGGAGGCGCTGCTGCGAAACCTTGAAGCCAAGACAGAG GAAGTATTGCGGAGACAGGTGTCTGTGACCCCTCCTCCTGTGAG CGTGCCTGTCGGCACAGACAGCGAGGCGCACGACAGCCTCCTGGAGAAGGTGCAGAGGCTGGAGGTGGAGCTTGGCCACCTCCGGCaggacctgcagggggcgctagaAGCACAAGAGAGGTGTGAGCAGCTGGAGACTCTGCCAAACGGG GTGTCTGCGCAGGTGAAACAGGAGCTGCGGATGCTCTTCTACGGCTCTGAGGAGGCGGCTGGGGCTGACGTGCCCGTGCCCCTCCTACCGTGGCTGTCTGCGCGTTTCACAAGTGGCTCTGATCTGCGGCGGGTGCTGTCCGCCCTGGAGCACAGCATCCTGAAGAACGTCAGCCTGTGGGTGAAGCAGAGCAAGCAGACGCCCTGTGGGCAGACGGCGTCCTGCCCCGTGTCCGGCGGGCTGGGGACTGCCGGCGTGTCTGAGAGG GAGGTGCGGCTGATTGTACAGAACGCGCTGAGACTTTACTCTCAGGACCAGACGGGCTTGGTGGACTACGCCCTGGAATCCGGAG GAGGCAGCATCCTGGGCACCCGCTGCTCAGAGACCTACGAGACCAGGTCTGCCCTCATGACCCTGTTCGGACTGCCGCTGTGGTACTTCACCCAGTCGCCCCGCGTCGTCATACAG CCTGATGTCCACCCGGGTAACTGCTGGCCCTTCAAGGGCTCCAAGGGCTTCTTGTTGATCCGTCTGTCTCGGAAGATCATCCCCACGGCCGTCTCCCTGGAGCACCTCGCCAAGGCCCTGTCTCCAATCGGAAATATCAGCAGTGCCCCCCGCCATTTTGAGGTCTAT GGACTTGAGAATGAGCTTCAGGATGAGGGGATCCTCCTGGGGAAGTTCACCTACGAGGAGGACGGCGAGTCCCTGCAGACCTTCCCCACGTCG GAGCAGATCGAGCAGGCCTTCCAGATCATCGAGCTGCAGGTGCTCTCCAACTGGGGTCACCCAGATTACACCTGCCTGTACCGCTTCAGGGTGCACGGGGAGCCCAGCGACCAGTGA
- the sun1a gene encoding SUN domain-containing protein 1 isoform X2: MGVPKRAVEPRPLCRRSPPPGNTGYTSPPSSSYEGQPRAPAAFRSPSMSRRSLRLHTPGGRYGDDSLADLSLSHCETHGGADRGETSMVRIRQEQQQQHQSSQSLLLLTHRSLPGSALHAQGSNASMLSSLLDESCVQDRTLFGSFWGEDDDVEVRDRSLLGQPDIHTAQTQTSMLNGRFCDDCAVQTEWRDTLSAYSPSPSLHSAHTHEDAGADAPGPSSSMVYCRKRQPGVLASLSDACLRHGRCLAVSAMSVVMLLVRTALLKVQKEGKGVLGSLCCASLWFTRSAAASAASLAARLAGGAKLKVPRGGAVAGDGGRAASGLRQWLGVGWYQLVGLMSLLDVFILTWCLPKLYRLLLLLLPLLLILGLWQRDSYGLLVLEAPTPEEQVHVEGGHTAARASEDGRADAGRLGLLENRVSQLWEGLQRGGWQSRRRQEQLRTQAQHLARQRTLLERLERRTDPAALGSWVSELLEQKLGEQERPPPQQLSTASRLTDLEALLRNLEAKTEEVLRRQVSVTPPPVSVPVGTDSEAHDSLLEKVQRLEVELGHLRQDLQGALEAQERCEQLETLPNGVSAQVKQELRMLFYGSEEAAGADVPVPLLPWLSARFTSGSDLRRVLSALEHSILKNVSLWVKQSKQTPCGQTASCPVSGGLGTAGVSEREVRLIVQNALRLYSQDQTGLVDYALESGGGSILGTRCSETYETRSALMTLFGLPLWYFTQSPRVVIQPDVHPGNCWPFKGSKGFLLIRLSRKIIPTAVSLEHLAKALSPIGNISSAPRHFEVYGLENELQDEGILLGKFTYEEDGESLQTFPTSEQIEQAFQIIELQVLSNWGHPDYTCLYRFRVHGEPSDQ, from the exons CGCTCGCCCAGCATGTCACGCCGGAGCCTGCGCCTGCACACGCCGGGGGGGCGCTACGGCGACGACAGCCTGGCTGACCTCTCCCTCAGTCACTGCGAGACTCACGGCGGCGCCGACCGCGGGGAGACCAG CATGGTACGGATCCGCcaagagcagcagcagcagcatcagAGCTCGCAGTCTCTCCTGCTCCTGACACACAGGTCCCTGCCAGGCTCCGCGCTGCACGCACAGGGCAGCAACGCCTCCATGCTCTCCAGCCTGCTGGACGAATCCTGCGTCCAGGATCGAACGCTGTTCGGCAGCTTCTGGG GTGAGGATGACGATGTAGAGGTCAGAG ACCGCAGCCTGCTGGGCCAGCCGGACATTCACACAGCGCAGACGCAGACCTCCATGCTGAATGGCCGCTTCTGTGATGACTGCGCTGTGCAGACCGAATGGCGGGACACCCTCTCTGCCTACTCGCCCTCCCCCTCCCTTCACTCCGCCCACACCCATGAGGACGCCGGAGCCGACGCCCCCGGCCCCTCCTCTTCTATGGTGTATTGCCGGAAACGTCAGCCAG GTGTCCTGGCGTCCCTCTCGGATGCCTGTCTGCGGCATGGCAGGTGTCTGGCCGTCTCTGCCATGTCCGTGGTGATGCTGCTGGTACGGACCGCTTTGCTGAAGGTGCAGAAAGAAGGCAAAG GGGTCCTGGGCTCCCTCTGCTGTGCCTCCCTGTGGTTCACCAGGAGCGCCGCTGCCTCCGCCGCATCCCTCGCCGCCCGACTCGCAGGGGGAGCGAAGCTGAAGGTGCCGCGGGGGGGTGCCGTGGCAGGGgacggag GCAGAGCAGCATCGGGTCTGCGGCAGTGGCTGGGGGTTGGCTGGTACCAGCTCGTCGGCCTCATGTCTCTGCTCGACGTTTTTATCCTGACATG GTGCCTGCCGAAGCTgtacaggctgctgctgctgctgctgcctttGTTACTGATCCTGG GGTTATGGCAGCGGGATAGTTACGGCCTGCTGGTGCTGGAGGCCCCCACACCAGAGGAGCAGGTCCACGTGGAAGGGGGCCACACAGCCGCACGCGCCTCAGAG gacggGCGGGCAGATGCGGGACGCCTCGGCCTGCTGGAGAACCGCGTCAGCCAGCTGTGGGAGGGTTTGCAGCGTGGCGgatggcaaagcaggcggcggcaggAGCAACTTCGGACTCAGGCCCAGCACCTGGCCCGTCAGCGCACCCTGCTGGAGCGGCTGGAGCGGCGCACAGACCCAGCTGCCCTGGGGTCCTGGGTCTCTGAGCTACTGGAGCAGAAGCTGGGAGAGCAG GAGAGACCCCCCCCGCAGCAGCTCAGTACCGCATCTCGCCTGACTGATCTGGAGGCGCTGCTGCGAAACCTTGAAGCCAAGACAGAG GAAGTATTGCGGAGACAGGTGTCTGTGACCCCTCCTCCTGTGAG CGTGCCTGTCGGCACAGACAGCGAGGCGCACGACAGCCTCCTGGAGAAGGTGCAGAGGCTGGAGGTGGAGCTTGGCCACCTCCGGCaggacctgcagggggcgctagaAGCACAAGAGAGGTGTGAGCAGCTGGAGACTCTGCCAAACGGG GTGTCTGCGCAGGTGAAACAGGAGCTGCGGATGCTCTTCTACGGCTCTGAGGAGGCGGCTGGGGCTGACGTGCCCGTGCCCCTCCTACCGTGGCTGTCTGCGCGTTTCACAAGTGGCTCTGATCTGCGGCGGGTGCTGTCCGCCCTGGAGCACAGCATCCTGAAGAACGTCAGCCTGTGGGTGAAGCAGAGCAAGCAGACGCCCTGTGGGCAGACGGCGTCCTGCCCCGTGTCCGGCGGGCTGGGGACTGCCGGCGTGTCTGAGAGG GAGGTGCGGCTGATTGTACAGAACGCGCTGAGACTTTACTCTCAGGACCAGACGGGCTTGGTGGACTACGCCCTGGAATCCGGAG GAGGCAGCATCCTGGGCACCCGCTGCTCAGAGACCTACGAGACCAGGTCTGCCCTCATGACCCTGTTCGGACTGCCGCTGTGGTACTTCACCCAGTCGCCCCGCGTCGTCATACAG CCTGATGTCCACCCGGGTAACTGCTGGCCCTTCAAGGGCTCCAAGGGCTTCTTGTTGATCCGTCTGTCTCGGAAGATCATCCCCACGGCCGTCTCCCTGGAGCACCTCGCCAAGGCCCTGTCTCCAATCGGAAATATCAGCAGTGCCCCCCGCCATTTTGAGGTCTAT GGACTTGAGAATGAGCTTCAGGATGAGGGGATCCTCCTGGGGAAGTTCACCTACGAGGAGGACGGCGAGTCCCTGCAGACCTTCCCCACGTCG GAGCAGATCGAGCAGGCCTTCCAGATCATCGAGCTGCAGGTGCTCTCCAACTGGGGTCACCCAGATTACACCTGCCTGTACCGCTTCAGGGTGCACGGGGAGCCCAGCGACCAGTGA